The following coding sequences are from one Octopus bimaculoides isolate UCB-OBI-ISO-001 chromosome 3, ASM119413v2, whole genome shotgun sequence window:
- the LOC106870187 gene encoding toll-like receptor 4: MKFNQLHIIWILQFQVAALALNEIINIKHACNINNFKIICEYIDLHNKRLNFEQLNGTYMLYLTRTNLHSLQENVFNGTQIKHLSIYDNPLTVIDKNAFGGQEDFMKSLELSTTDTTELVDFTALQNLYNLETLEIENFYMNQNLNNFTSNKLTKLTKLSLINNKICDININTFAHFQNLTHLTIKNNKLAKMLHPEAFEHLLNIQYLDVSNNAITDITMGNLENVKKKLQHLDLSSNKITHDHLKHFKNLSKLETLKLDNNRIKSLSGDIFQNMNTLNTLSVRNNQLTKLRKTYLNGLNNLRELFLNRNQLIIEATTMTEVPLLEILYLDNQNLKGTMEIKWLENTSGTLKKLSLKGNSFNNKDLWTAIQTLPHLEILDLSKCNLAVIAAFAFEKNSKLKVIKLNDNKIETLEEGAFQGLQNTLESIKLSNNQLQVVDECVFNNFTWPEKEYFNIDLNNNKLVCNCSLRWLQIQLNEYIKKSNNNTVPVSFWKCLTINGKELIVNTNLTCDSSKTNCQDFRARYTIHKVILTKEMLNNANRYTETKLETSSITTPKSFRRPLISLKLERQLSNVVRISWNISDLFWVKDFTLQIKEILPNQEWKIQSQPIHKLRQSQVFRYSNSESILHICIIVNVIVKSNLIDACDTLHQKKKEDSPSTSNKNTLEIGLGIGVFVALLILLILCYVLYRRHKNNKKHIYEEPTNSVRTQVNLTQTGRHHENRTPNETKIPAVTVISHGQLQPDRQLSTRSYQYLDTGNFRPENTYEAIKTENSPSQYANVEETRNYVEKRTSLQDSCVDNFQYNRQIPNQVKRPLPYPPSFHNNGANINEPFYYNTPLHYAETTVT, encoded by the coding sequence ATGAAATTCAACCAACTGCATATAATTTGGATATTACAATTCCAGGTAGCTGCTTTAGCTctcaatgaaataattaacatCAAACATGCTTGTAATATCAATAACTTCAAAATTATCTGTGAATACATTGATTTACATAACAAACGCTTAAACTTTGAACAGCTCAATGGCACGTATATGTTATATCTTACCAGAACAAATCTACACTCTCTACAGGAGAATGTTTTCAATGGTACTCAAATTAAACACTTATCAATATATGACAATCCATTAACAGTAATTGACAAAAATGCATTTGGTGGACAAGAAGATTTCATGAAAAGCTTAGAGCTATCAACAACAGATACAACAGAACTAGTTGATTTTACAGCCCTTCAAAACCTGTACAACCTTGAAACTCTTGAAATTGAAAATTTCTATATGAAccaaaatttaaacaattttacTTCTAACAAgctaactaaattgacaaaactctctttaataaataataaaatttgtgatATCAACATAAATACATTTGCACATTTCCAGAATTTAACTCATCTtactataaaaaataataagcTGGCAAAAATGCTACATCCAGAAGCTTTCGAGCATCTGCTCAACATACAGTATCTTGATGTGAGTAATAATGCAATCACAGACATAACAATGGGaaatttagaaaatgtaaaaaagaagcTGCAACATTTAGACTTAAGTTCAAACAAAATCACACATGATcatctgaaacattttaaaaacctTTCAAAACTTGAAACCCTCAAGTTAGATAACAATAGAATTAAAAGTCTATCAGGtgacatatttcaaaatatgaatacaCTAAACACCTTGTCTGTGAGAAATAACCAACTTACCAAATTgcgaaaaacatatttaaatggtTTAAATAATCTTAGAGAactatttttaaatagaaatcaaTTGATCATTGAAGCCACCACAATGACTGAAGTGCCTCtcttagaaattttatatttggaTAATCAAAATCTAAAAGGAACTATGGAAATAAAATGGTTAGAAAATACCAGTGGAACATTGAAAAAGTTATCATTAAAAGgcaatagttttaataataaagatCTTTGGACAGCAATTCAAACATTACCACATTTAGAAATCTTGGATCTTTCCAAATGTAATCTAGCAGTAATTGCTGCATTTGCATTTGAAAAGAACTCAAAGCTAAAAGTCATAAAgctaaatgacaacaaaataGAGACTTTAGAGGAAGGTGCATTTCAAGGTCTACAAAACACTTTAGAGTCTATTAAACTCAGTAACAACCAGCTCCAAGTTGTGGATGAAtgtgtttttaataatttcaccTGGCCAGAAAAGGAATATTTCAATATAGACCTCAACAATAATAAACTGGTGTGTAATTGTTCTCTTCGTTGGCTTCAAATTCAGTTGAATGAATATATCAAGAAATCTAATAATAACACTGTACCAGTTAGTTTCTGGAAGTGCCTAACCATCAATGGAAAGGAACTGATTGTAAATACAAATTTGACTTGTGATAGCAGTAAAACAAACTGTCAGGACTTTAGAGCAAGATACACGATACATAAAGTAATTTTAACAAAGGAAATGTTGAATAATGCTAATAGATATACTGAAACTAAACTAGAAACAAGTTCAATTACAACTCCAAAATCTTTTAGAAGACCACTGATTTCACTTAAGCTTGAAAGACAGCTATCAAATGTTGTTAGAATATCATGGAATATATCAGATCTATTCTGGGTAAAGGATTTCACTTTACAAATTAAGGAAATACTTCCCAATCAAGAATGGAAAATTCAATCACAACCAATACACAAATTAAGACAATCTCAAGTATTTCGTTATTCAAACAGTGAATcaattttacatatttgtatcATTGTTAATGTGATTGTTAAGAGCAATTTAATTGATGCCTGTGACACtttacaccaaaaaaaaaaagaggacagCCCAAGTACTAGCAACAAAAATACATTAGAGATAGGACTTGGAATTGGTGTATTTGTTGCACTTTTAATCCTTCTTATTTTATGCTATGTATTATACAgaagacataaaaacaataagaaacacatatatgaagaACCTACAAATTCAGTAAGAACACAAGTCAATTTAACACAAACAGGTAGACACCATGAAAATAGGACACCAAATGAAACTAAAATACCAGCTGTTACTGTAATATCTCATGGCCAACTTCAGCCAGATCGACAGCTTTCTACAAGAAGCTATCAATATCTGGATACGGGGAATTTTAGACCTGAGAATACCTATGAAGCTATCAAAACAGAAAACTCTCCAAGTCAATATGCAAATGTTGAAGAAACACGAAATTATGTTGAAAAAAGGACATCTTTACAAGATTCATGTGTAGATAATTTCCAGTATAACAGGCAAATACCAAATCAGGTAAAGAGACCTCTACCTTATCCACCATCGTTTCATAATAACGGTGCTAATATAAATGAACCTTTCTATTATAATACACCCCTACATTATGCTGAAACTACAGTAACATAA